In Entelurus aequoreus isolate RoL-2023_Sb linkage group LG02, RoL_Eaeq_v1.1, whole genome shotgun sequence, one genomic interval encodes:
- the LOC133639414 gene encoding transmembrane protein 138-like isoform X1 — MILFIIQDIAILFNLIIILLMLFNTYVFQVGLVAVLLERFRALLMLSALYLTFSIILHSWIMNLRWLNTNRFIWTDGLQVLFVFQRAASVLYYYFYKRTSEYLGDPRLYEDSPWLRDVFERVRH, encoded by the exons ATGATACTTTTCAT CATTCAGGACATCGCCATCCTATTCAACCTCATCATCATTCTCTTGATGCTGTTCAACACGTACGTGTTCCAGGTCGGACTGGTGGCCGTATTGTTGGAGAGGTTTAGAGCGCTGCTAATGCTCTCTGCCCTCTATCTGACATTCAGTATAATACTCCATTCCTGGATCATG AATCTGCGATGGCTAAATACCAACAGATTTATTTGGACAGATGGCCTTCAGGTGCTGTTTGTGTTCCAAAGAGCCG CTTCCGTCTTGTACTACTACTTCTACAAGAGGACCTCGGAGTATTTGGGGGACCCTCGCCTCTACGAGGACTCACCGTGGCTGCGAGACGTCTTTGAACGGGTCAGACACTGA
- the LOC133639414 gene encoding transmembrane protein 138-like isoform X2 codes for MILFIIQDIAILFNLIIILLMLFNTYVFQVGLVAVLLERFRALLMLSALYLTFSIILHSWIMNLRWLNTNRFIWTDGLQVLFVFQRAGFKATCQEYGWKHDAREPIRA; via the exons ATGATACTTTTCAT CATTCAGGACATCGCCATCCTATTCAACCTCATCATCATTCTCTTGATGCTGTTCAACACGTACGTGTTCCAGGTCGGACTGGTGGCCGTATTGTTGGAGAGGTTTAGAGCGCTGCTAATGCTCTCTGCCCTCTATCTGACATTCAGTATAATACTCCATTCCTGGATCATG AATCTGCGATGGCTAAATACCAACAGATTTATTTGGACAGATGGCCTTCAGGTGCTGTTTGTGTTCCAAAGAGCCG GGTTTAAAGCAACATGTCAAGAATATGGTTGGAAGCATGATGCCAGAGAACCGATCCGAGCCTGA